Proteins encoded in a region of the Halococcus saccharolyticus DSM 5350 genome:
- a CDS encoding TIGR00341 family protein yields MARKDMRLVEIITMSESTRETVLDVLDANDLDYTVSDHTDDPDTSATISFPLPSHTVEPIQNELAELDLGADMYTVVVEPETITSDRLGESDDLYEQVEGLGHQGISRSELHSKAADLIPDLVIYSLMTAISAVVATAGVMLESTAVLVGSMVIAPLIGPPMATSVATVIDDQKLFARSLKFQAIGGLVAITSAVGFALLIRSTQFIPTGLNVDQVLQLSNHTAPSFLLVVIALSAGFAGAISLSTSATIGLVGVMIAAAVIPPLGVVGVGIAWGRPTAVLGSGAVVLLNILSINLAAIICLWYLGYHPQSWSELRKARSTMLRRVIVLATLVIVLATFLAHLATGTLDGLAGMLLQP; encoded by the coding sequence ATGGCTCGCAAAGACATGCGGCTGGTCGAGATCATCACGATGTCCGAGAGCACCCGCGAGACGGTGCTCGACGTGCTCGATGCGAACGATCTCGACTACACGGTCTCCGATCACACCGACGATCCCGACACGTCGGCGACGATCTCGTTCCCGCTGCCGTCTCACACCGTCGAACCCATCCAAAACGAGCTCGCGGAGCTCGATCTTGGTGCGGACATGTACACGGTCGTGGTCGAGCCCGAAACGATCACCTCGGACCGGCTCGGCGAGTCCGACGACCTCTACGAGCAGGTCGAGGGGCTCGGCCACCAGGGGATCTCTCGGAGCGAACTCCACTCGAAGGCGGCGGATCTCATCCCCGATCTCGTGATCTATTCGCTGATGACCGCGATCAGCGCGGTGGTCGCCACCGCGGGGGTGATGCTCGAATCGACCGCCGTGTTGGTGGGGTCGATGGTGATCGCGCCGCTGATCGGCCCGCCGATGGCGACCAGCGTGGCGACGGTCATCGACGATCAGAAGCTCTTCGCCCGGAGCCTGAAGTTCCAGGCGATCGGCGGGCTGGTGGCGATCACCAGCGCGGTCGGCTTTGCCCTGCTGATCCGTTCGACCCAGTTCATTCCGACGGGATTGAACGTCGATCAGGTGCTCCAGCTCAGCAACCACACCGCACCGAGCTTCCTGCTGGTGGTGATCGCGCTGAGCGCGGGCTTTGCGGGCGCGATCAGCCTCTCGACCAGCGCGACCATCGGACTCGTGGGGGTGATGATCGCCGCCGCCGTGATCCCGCCGCTCGGCGTCGTTGGCGTCGGGATCGCGTGGGGGCGACCGACCGCCGTTCTCGGCTCCGGCGCGGTCGTGCTCCTCAACATCCTCTCGATCAACCTCGCCGCGATCATCTGTCTGTGGTATCTCGGATACCACCCACAGAGCTGGTCTGAGCTCCGGAAAGCCCGGAGCACGATGCTCCGGCGGGTGATCGTGCTCGCGACCTTGGTGATCGTGCTCGCGACCTTCCTCGCCCATCTCGCGACCGGCACGCTCGATGGCCTCGCCGGAATGCTCCTGCAACCATGA
- a CDS encoding heavy-metal-associated domain-containing protein: MVEYTFEVSDMNCRSCENMLREGVTSLQGIATVETDSPTNTLVARGESGMEDRVRQAISETGYSVRE; encoded by the coding sequence ATGGTGGAATACACCTTCGAAGTGTCCGACATGAACTGCCGAAGCTGTGAAAACATGCTCCGAGAAGGGGTTACCAGTCTTCAAGGGATCGCGACCGTCGAGACCGACTCGCCCACGAACACGCTCGTCGCACGCGGCGAGTCGGGGATGGAAGACCGGGTTCGGCAGGCGATTTCGGAGACCGGCTACAGCGTTCGAGAGTAG
- a CDS encoding DUF2182 domain-containing protein encodes MSFSTEIADRMRHGVGSFGIDFDRTTTAVVAMIGLDVLWWVMLYNGNVPMPGMMWLMDQGVPMAAPGAMELGVFHVGTFGAVVGYVSMWGVMMWAMMHPAMIRFTREYVAAYEGTAVGATTAVTAFLTSYHLVWALSGVIPLGFHAILPGGIYGFTQAHTHLVIGGVLVLTGLYQLSSFKRCRLRACCARIDPHSQDVVAALKKGFDHGISCVLICFGPFFLLMPFFGEMNFFWMIALTGVVTIERLPDWGRELAIATGIVALVAGLGVLVFQPDLPIAFTMLM; translated from the coding sequence ATGAGTTTCAGCACCGAAATCGCGGACAGGATGCGACACGGCGTCGGTAGCTTCGGGATCGATTTCGACCGCACGACCACCGCCGTAGTCGCCATGATCGGCCTCGACGTGCTCTGGTGGGTCATGCTGTACAACGGGAACGTCCCGATGCCGGGGATGATGTGGCTGATGGATCAGGGGGTTCCGATGGCCGCGCCGGGAGCGATGGAACTCGGCGTGTTCCACGTCGGAACGTTCGGTGCGGTCGTGGGGTACGTCTCGATGTGGGGCGTGATGATGTGGGCGATGATGCACCCCGCAATGATCCGGTTCACTCGGGAGTACGTCGCTGCATACGAGGGAACGGCCGTGGGAGCGACGACGGCGGTGACGGCGTTTCTCACGAGTTATCACCTCGTCTGGGCGCTCTCGGGCGTGATTCCGCTCGGATTCCACGCGATACTGCCGGGTGGCATCTACGGGTTCACGCAAGCACACACCCACCTCGTCATCGGTGGCGTCCTCGTGCTCACGGGCCTCTACCAGCTCTCGTCGTTCAAACGGTGCCGACTTCGCGCGTGCTGTGCCCGTATCGACCCGCACAGTCAGGACGTCGTAGCGGCGCTCAAGAAGGGGTTCGATCACGGGATCAGCTGCGTGCTGATCTGTTTCGGCCCCTTCTTCCTGCTCATGCCGTTTTTCGGCGAGATGAACTTCTTCTGGATGATCGCACTCACTGGTGTCGTCACCATCGAACGCCTACCCGACTGGGGGCGTGAACTGGCGATTGCGACGGGGATCGTTGCCCTAGTGGCCGGGTTGGGCGTGCTCGTCTTCCAACCCGACCTCCCGATCGCATTCACCATGTTGATGTGA
- a CDS encoding nascent polypeptide-associated complex protein → MFGGGGGMNPRKLNQMMEQMGIDIEELDAEEIVIRTGDEELVFDQPDVQRMDAQGQATYTITGEPETREAGGGEEATPLGAGDDGAGDAESGGGDGIPEADVEIVAQRTGASEDDAREALEATDGDLAAAVSRLE, encoded by the coding sequence ATGTTCGGAGGAGGCGGCGGGATGAACCCGCGCAAGCTGAACCAGATGATGGAACAGATGGGCATCGACATCGAGGAGCTCGATGCCGAAGAGATCGTGATCCGTACCGGTGACGAGGAGCTCGTCTTCGATCAACCCGACGTCCAGCGGATGGACGCCCAGGGCCAGGCGACTTACACCATCACCGGCGAACCCGAAACGCGCGAAGCGGGCGGCGGGGAGGAGGCAACCCCGCTCGGGGCCGGCGACGACGGTGCGGGCGACGCCGAGAGCGGTGGCGGCGACGGGATCCCGGAAGCGGACGTGGAGATCGTCGCCCAGCGCACCGGCGCGAGCGAGGACGACGCACGCGAGGCTCTCGAAGCGACCGACGGCGACCTCGCGGCCGCGGTCTCGCGGCTGGAGTGA
- a CDS encoding tRNA (adenine-N1)-methyltransferase: MSAVLLVTDDREYLREPGETLETDLGVLDVPDDVEPGDRLETHLGTEFRVRELRGPDLFHHFERTGAPMMPRDIGLIIGHTGVATGDRVLDAGTGTGVLAAYLARAGASVVTYEQDPEFADVARENMALAGVAGAPPGDGTESAPEPGSAAVRAGDARDALDELSGFDLVTLDTADAPTIVEHAPDLLVPGGFLAVYSPFVEDSRAVVESAREAGLAVETYETIQREMDFDERGTRPSTAGVGHTGYLVFGRR; this comes from the coding sequence GTGAGCGCCGTTCTGCTGGTCACCGACGACCGCGAGTACCTCCGCGAGCCGGGCGAGACTCTCGAAACCGATCTCGGCGTGCTCGACGTGCCGGACGACGTTGAGCCGGGCGACCGACTCGAAACCCATCTCGGGACTGAGTTTCGGGTTCGAGAGCTCCGCGGCCCCGACCTGTTCCATCACTTCGAGCGCACCGGCGCGCCAATGATGCCCCGAGACATCGGTCTCATCATCGGCCACACCGGCGTCGCGACCGGTGATCGCGTTCTCGACGCCGGGACCGGAACGGGCGTGCTCGCTGCGTATCTCGCGCGAGCCGGTGCGTCGGTGGTGACCTACGAACAGGACCCGGAGTTCGCCGACGTGGCACGCGAGAACATGGCGCTCGCCGGCGTCGCCGGAGCGCCACCGGGAGACGGAACCGAGTCGGCTCCCGAGCCCGGCAGCGCCGCGGTCCGGGCCGGCGACGCGCGCGACGCACTCGACGAGCTCTCGGGGTTCGATCTCGTGACCCTCGATACCGCCGACGCCCCCACGATCGTCGAACACGCACCGGACCTGCTCGTTCCGGGTGGGTTCCTCGCGGTCTACTCGCCGTTCGTCGAGGATTCCCGCGCAGTCGTCGAGAGTGCCCGTGAGGCTGGGCTCGCTGTCGAGACCTACGAAACCATCCAGCGCGAGATGGACTTCGACGAGCGCGGCACCCGCCCCTCGACCGCCGGCGTCGGCCACACCGGCTATCTCGTGTTCGGCCGGAGATAA
- a CDS encoding RPA12/RPB9/RPC11 RNA polymerase family protein codes for MADDKYADLFEEITGETGTTQSQEQSEIIDVSDAEERGLPTTEVDCPECDNDRAYWYMQQIRSADESETRFFVCTECEHSWREDDH; via the coding sequence ATGGCAGACGACAAATACGCCGATCTCTTCGAGGAGATCACCGGCGAGACGGGCACGACGCAGTCCCAAGAACAGTCCGAGATCATCGACGTCAGCGACGCCGAGGAGCGCGGCCTGCCGACGACCGAAGTCGACTGTCCCGAGTGTGACAACGACCGGGCGTACTGGTACATGCAGCAGATCCGGTCGGCTGACGAGTCCGAAACCCGGTTTTTCGTCTGCACCGAGTGCGAACACAGCTGGCGCGAGGACGATCACTAG
- a CDS encoding MFS transporter, which translates to MVFRRLREWFRATFLGTDRRVLVLALARMADSIANSFLIVVLPLYIASGQIPIEGLVGVEVGGLAVSEELLIGIVLSLFGFLNSLGQPFTGRLSDRTGQRRPFILGGLALLGVASAAYAFVDNYYAVVAFRMLQGLGAALTIPATVALVNELATSVDRGENFGVFNTFRLLGFGLGPIVAGVLITGGLSGTSVVTYRLFGTTVSGFEAAFAVAVLGAAASFALVTLLVSDPPETEAAAGEDLSVAIRDPTGEHLLDPVFTLGLATLFMAIGIGLFATLQELINSRLDQGPFLFSVEFAAVVIANVILQVPIGQASDRYGRRPFIVAGFVLLVPTTFVQGLVTEPLLMIAVRLGQGVAVAMVFAPALALAGDLAGKGQSGTQLSILTMAFGLGVAIGPLASGFLVGFGFVYPFAFGAALAAIGFVFVYTQVEETVSDTVAPGGDIVPQDD; encoded by the coding sequence ATGGTTTTCCGACGTTTGCGGGAGTGGTTTCGCGCCACGTTTCTCGGCACCGACCGCCGGGTGCTCGTGCTCGCGCTCGCTCGGATGGCCGACTCGATCGCGAACTCCTTTCTCATCGTCGTGCTACCGCTCTATATCGCCAGCGGGCAGATCCCGATAGAGGGCCTGGTCGGCGTCGAGGTGGGCGGGCTCGCGGTGTCGGAGGAACTCCTCATCGGGATCGTGCTCTCGCTGTTCGGCTTTCTCAACAGTCTCGGCCAGCCGTTCACCGGCCGGCTGTCGGATCGAACCGGTCAACGTCGGCCGTTCATCCTCGGCGGGCTCGCGCTGCTTGGGGTCGCGAGCGCCGCCTACGCGTTCGTCGATAACTACTACGCGGTCGTTGCCTTTCGGATGCTCCAAGGACTCGGCGCGGCGCTCACCATTCCGGCGACGGTCGCGCTGGTGAACGAACTCGCGACATCTGTCGACCGTGGCGAGAACTTCGGCGTGTTCAACACCTTCCGGCTGCTGGGCTTCGGCCTCGGGCCGATCGTCGCCGGTGTCCTCATCACCGGCGGACTGTCCGGGACGAGCGTCGTTACGTATCGGCTGTTCGGCACGACGGTTTCGGGCTTCGAGGCCGCGTTCGCCGTCGCCGTTCTCGGCGCGGCGGCGAGTTTCGCGCTGGTGACGCTGCTGGTTTCGGACCCGCCGGAGACCGAGGCCGCCGCCGGCGAGGATCTCTCGGTAGCGATCCGCGATCCGACCGGCGAGCACCTCCTGGATCCGGTTTTCACGCTCGGTCTCGCTACGCTCTTCATGGCTATCGGCATCGGCCTCTTCGCGACGCTCCAGGAGTTGATCAACAGTCGACTCGATCAGGGGCCGTTCCTGTTCAGCGTCGAGTTCGCCGCCGTGGTCATTGCGAACGTCATTCTTCAAGTCCCGATCGGTCAGGCGAGCGACCGCTACGGCCGTCGTCCGTTCATCGTTGCCGGGTTCGTCCTGCTCGTCCCCACGACGTTCGTCCAGGGTCTCGTGACCGAACCCCTCCTGATGATCGCCGTCCGGCTCGGCCAGGGCGTGGCGGTGGCGATGGTGTTCGCGCCGGCGCTCGCGCTCGCAGGCGACCTCGCCGGCAAGGGCCAGTCGGGCACGCAGCTCTCGATCCTCACGATGGCGTTCGGACTGGGGGTCGCCATCGGCCCACTCGCCTCCGGCTTTCTCGTCGGATTCGGGTTCGTCTATCCCTTCGCGTTCGGGGCCGCGCTCGCGGCGATCGGGTTCGTGTTCGTCTACACGCAAGTCGAGGAGACGGTCTCCGATACCGTCGCGCCAGGTGGCGACATCGTTCCGCAGGACGACTAG
- a CDS encoding enoyl-CoA hydratase/isomerase family protein, protein MSWDTIDLDRDEGVATITVDRPDRLNALNTDTLEALEEALAEARDARALVLTGAGDDAFVAGADIAYMAELSVAEAQAYAELGHRVTDAIETFPAPVIAAVNGYAFGGGCELALAADLRVASERAVLGQTEIDLGIVPGWGGTQRLSRLVGDELARRLVFFGERVDAQDAHQHGLVGEVVAHDELDDHVAGMAAELAAKPKHALQAAKEAMNQVHETHQSAGLTYERRAWSGLFGTDDQREGMRAFVEDREPEFE, encoded by the coding sequence ATGTCGTGGGATACGATCGATCTCGACCGCGATGAGGGCGTCGCGACGATCACCGTCGACCGCCCCGATCGGCTGAACGCACTCAACACCGACACCCTCGAAGCTCTGGAGGAGGCGCTGGCGGAGGCTCGGGACGCCCGCGCGCTCGTCCTCACGGGAGCAGGCGACGATGCGTTCGTCGCGGGTGCGGACATCGCGTACATGGCGGAGCTTTCGGTCGCGGAGGCGCAGGCCTACGCCGAGCTCGGCCACCGAGTGACCGACGCCATCGAGACGTTCCCAGCCCCGGTGATCGCCGCAGTCAACGGGTACGCCTTCGGCGGCGGCTGTGAACTCGCGCTCGCCGCCGACCTCCGGGTGGCGTCCGAGCGCGCCGTCCTCGGCCAGACCGAGATCGATCTCGGGATCGTTCCTGGCTGGGGCGGAACGCAGCGGCTCTCGCGGCTGGTCGGCGACGAACTCGCGCGCCGGTTGGTATTCTTCGGCGAGCGTGTCGACGCCCAGGACGCCCACCAACACGGGCTGGTCGGCGAGGTCGTCGCCCACGACGAACTCGACGATCACGTCGCCGGGATGGCCGCCGAACTCGCCGCGAAACCCAAACACGCGCTTCAGGCCGCGAAGGAGGCGATGAACCAGGTCCACGAGACGCACCAGTCGGCCGGGCTGACCTACGAGCGCCGGGCGTGGAGCGGGCTCTTCGGCACCGACGACCAGCGCGAGGGGATGCGTGCGTTCGTCGAGGACCGCGAGCCGGAGTTCGAGTAA
- a CDS encoding HemK2/MTQ2 family protein methyltransferase: MGLDDRRERDDVYQPAEDSDLLATAAMADVTPTDRVLDVGTGSGYVAAQLQAAGARVVGVDRNPHACRQAREAGIDAVRADLTAAFAAEAFDLVTFNPPYLPTEPDEAADDWMGVALSGGETGRAVIEPFLADVGRVLAPEGRVLLLVSSLAGVETIVEHAAHVGFASETVTEDSFPFETLSVLRLTRN; the protein is encoded by the coding sequence ATGGGGCTCGACGACCGCCGCGAACGCGACGACGTGTACCAGCCCGCCGAGGACTCAGATCTCCTCGCGACCGCAGCGATGGCCGACGTCACGCCGACCGACCGTGTGCTCGACGTCGGCACGGGATCAGGGTACGTCGCAGCGCAACTGCAAGCGGCCGGAGCGCGAGTCGTGGGTGTCGACCGGAATCCTCACGCTTGCCGGCAGGCCCGCGAGGCGGGGATCGACGCCGTTCGGGCCGATCTCACGGCCGCGTTTGCGGCCGAGGCGTTCGATCTCGTGACGTTCAATCCGCCGTACCTCCCGACCGAGCCCGACGAGGCGGCCGACGACTGGATGGGGGTGGCGCTGTCGGGTGGCGAGACCGGGCGAGCGGTCATCGAACCGTTTCTCGCGGACGTCGGACGCGTACTCGCGCCCGAGGGCCGAGTTCTCTTACTCGTGAGTAGCCTCGCCGGCGTCGAGACGATCGTCGAACACGCCGCCCACGTGGGGTTCGCAAGCGAGACCGTCACCGAGGACTCGTTTCCGTTCGAGACCTTGTCGGTCCTGCGGCTGACGAGGAACTGA
- a CDS encoding mechanosensitive ion channel family protein yields MNVFEYAKELQRAYFHTLGEQLLGTVVLFGLLAVAGEAIRRAGRPLKRRYSSRLTEATQAGAVALLTVGVVLALAVVWHVTGFVEYLVKSASVTRFEAARVLITIAVLVIAYLLIRLINRSIDRLSEEYDAITDHQSEVAYHVADVGVSVFAFMGLLVIWGIDPGQLFVGAGVLGAVLGYAARDTLGAITAGFVLLFSRPFRVGDWIEVDGHEGVVRDVTIVNTKIRTFDDEHVLIPNNEVTSNPLINRSENDRYRVDIEMSVDYDTDLDRAMAVATESMEDHDDRIREVPSPRTVLKRFADSGIVLELRFWVDKPSARRVWASKTGVIQSVKTAFDREGITIPFPQRTLNARAESGFDVTDRGAPERTDSGTRARGSTTATDGGEN; encoded by the coding sequence ATGAACGTCTTCGAGTACGCAAAGGAGTTGCAGCGGGCGTACTTCCACACGCTCGGAGAGCAACTGCTCGGGACCGTCGTGCTGTTCGGGTTGCTGGCGGTGGCTGGCGAAGCCATCAGGCGAGCTGGTCGCCCGCTCAAACGGCGCTACAGTTCGCGATTGACCGAGGCGACCCAGGCCGGTGCGGTGGCGCTGCTCACCGTCGGTGTCGTCCTCGCTTTAGCTGTGGTCTGGCACGTCACCGGGTTCGTCGAGTATCTCGTCAAGTCGGCGTCTGTGACGCGTTTCGAGGCTGCTCGCGTACTGATCACGATCGCGGTCCTCGTGATCGCGTACCTCCTCATCCGACTCATCAACCGCTCGATCGATCGACTCTCCGAGGAGTACGACGCGATTACTGACCACCAGAGCGAAGTGGCGTATCACGTCGCCGACGTCGGGGTATCCGTATTCGCGTTTATGGGGCTGCTCGTCATCTGGGGTATCGATCCGGGACAGCTGTTCGTCGGCGCGGGCGTACTCGGGGCAGTGCTCGGCTACGCGGCACGCGACACCCTCGGTGCGATCACCGCCGGGTTCGTGCTCCTCTTTTCACGGCCGTTCCGGGTTGGTGACTGGATCGAGGTCGATGGGCACGAGGGTGTGGTTCGGGACGTGACCATCGTCAACACGAAGATCAGGACGTTCGACGACGAGCACGTGCTGATCCCGAACAACGAGGTCACCAGTAATCCGCTGATCAACCGATCGGAGAACGACCGATACCGGGTCGACATCGAGATGAGTGTCGACTACGATACTGACCTCGATCGTGCGATGGCGGTGGCCACGGAGTCGATGGAGGACCACGACGACCGGATTCGGGAGGTCCCCTCGCCACGGACGGTGCTGAAACGGTTCGCCGACTCCGGGATCGTCCTCGAACTCCGTTTTTGGGTCGACAAGCCGAGCGCTCGTCGCGTCTGGGCGTCGAAGACTGGCGTGATCCAGTCGGTGAAGACTGCCTTCGATCGCGAAGGGATCACCATCCCGTTCCCCCAGCGGACGCTCAACGCACGGGCGGAATCCGGCTTCGACGTCACCGATCGCGGTGCGCCCGAACGCACTGACTCCGGTACACGAGCGCGGGGATCGACCACGGCGACCGACGGCGGCGAGAACTGA
- a CDS encoding 16S ribosomal RNA methyltransferase A, with amino-acid sequence MTGRNRSSTEGRDPDALLARAGIQPDRNQDQHFLVDDRVLDRLPTYAEAFDTSHVLEIGAGTGALTDRLLDTADRVTAIERDARLADFLREEFADACADGRLDVVEGNALSLEIPEFSVSVSNLPYGVSSEVLFRLLPAKRPLVIMVQREFAERMVAAPGTDDYGRLSVTVGHYAECEIVETVPPEAFSPPPAVESAIVRTSPCDPDYAIDEMAFLAFVRAVFTQRRKTVRNAIRNTTHISEIEQPAAVVEAADEELLRKRAGDLTPEEFAALARLGVEVGGAPSEEPTSGSEIE; translated from the coding sequence ATGACCGGTCGGAACCGCTCGTCGACGGAGGGTCGTGATCCCGACGCGCTGCTGGCCCGGGCGGGGATCCAGCCCGACCGGAACCAGGATCAACACTTCCTCGTCGACGACCGCGTGCTCGACCGTCTTCCGACGTACGCCGAGGCGTTCGACACCAGTCACGTCCTCGAGATCGGAGCCGGAACGGGCGCGCTGACCGACCGCCTACTCGATACGGCCGACCGCGTCACGGCGATCGAGCGCGACGCGCGACTCGCTGACTTCCTTCGCGAGGAGTTCGCCGACGCCTGCGCGGACGGACGGCTCGATGTCGTCGAGGGTAACGCGCTCTCGCTCGAGATTCCCGAGTTCTCTGTGTCGGTGTCGAACCTCCCGTACGGCGTTTCGAGCGAGGTGCTCTTTCGGTTGCTGCCCGCGAAGCGACCGCTCGTGATCATGGTACAACGGGAGTTCGCCGAGCGGATGGTCGCCGCCCCCGGAACCGACGACTACGGTCGTCTATCGGTGACTGTGGGCCACTACGCGGAGTGCGAGATCGTCGAAACCGTGCCGCCGGAGGCGTTCTCGCCGCCGCCGGCCGTCGAGAGTGCAATCGTGCGAACTTCGCCGTGCGATCCGGACTACGCGATCGACGAGATGGCGTTTCTCGCGTTCGTCAGGGCGGTGTTCACCCAGCGGCGCAAGACCGTTCGCAACGCGATCCGGAACACGACCCACATCTCGGAGATCGAGCAACCGGCGGCGGTGGTCGAGGCTGCCGACGAGGAGTTACTGAGAAAGCGGGCGGGCGATCTCACACCGGAGGAGTTCGCCGCACTGGCCCGTCTCGGTGTGGAAGTCGGTGGTGCGCCAAGCGAAGAACCGACGTCGGGGAGCGAGATCGAATGA